In Streptomyces longhuiensis, the following proteins share a genomic window:
- a CDS encoding ThuA domain-containing protein, translating to MRRAALALLTALLLAVGFLPTGATAAGKAPAFRALLFTKAVGYVHGSIPDGIKMVQEQAAANNFEVVQTDDSTVFDDAKLKDFDVIIMLQNSGMVWDTDGQREALQKYVRGGKGVVAIHNTLDMGVEEQFPWWDETINGGAHMPAHSPGVLQGTAKVADRVHPSTKGLPERWERPEEWYNFDKDPRGDVHVLVTADETTYNPGGSAMGADHPISWCRNAEGGKVWATAMGHDTASYSEPAFRAHVLGGIQWAAGNKPGDCGGTVWSGYEKTALDDNTADPMELDVDKDGKVFYIQRSGEVKVYDPATHATATAGKLDVYTGGEDGLVGMELDPSFKTNHWIYLYYAPKDAKDDVNRLSRFTVKSDNTLDPASEKKLLDVPAYRDRSFPEPGHTGGAVEFGPNRTLYLGVGDDTPPNLDPDWQGYAPIDWRPGKQMLDAARTAGNTNDLRGKILRIKPTDAGGYTIPKGNLFAKGTAKTRPEIYAMGFRNPFRFNVDPKNGAVHVSDYGPDRGGPTTDRGPEGLVEYNVIKKPGNYGWPFCHGNNQPYAPYNPDTKEVGAKFDCDKPVNPSPNNTGLKDLPPVQQPVIWYGYGKSKEFPEMGEGGSAPMSGPVYHYDAKNPSKTKFPAYFEGASFFYEWARDQVKEIRFDQDGKLLKINDFLKTAKFAKPMDMTFGPDGSLYVLEWGSQFGGGNNDSGLYRIDYAQGQRVPIAEAKASVTNGPTPLEVSFSSEGSKDPDGDPLTYAWDFDGDGTYDSTEASPSHTYTAKGDFNAQLKVTDSTGKSGYANVPVTAGNTAPKVKIEFPVDGKLIDFGDKIPYKVTVTDPEDGTVDCSKVTVNPALGHDDHEHPTTDIPGCEGTVDTGDLGGHPEGADLTYVLNAKYTDKGGDGVSALTGYGRSVLQPKHKQAEYYDGQSGTRVVAQEGAENGKRIGDVSDGDWVRFDPMSVEGIGQVSYKLSSPYGVGSIELRADAPDGKLLATTPVPNTGDWDTYQATPAVPVDALTGTHKLYLVFKSPQDNSFDVDAVQFSNP from the coding sequence ATGCGAAGAGCTGCCCTCGCGTTACTGACCGCCCTGCTGCTCGCCGTCGGCTTCCTCCCCACCGGCGCCACGGCCGCGGGCAAGGCCCCCGCCTTCCGCGCCCTGCTCTTCACCAAGGCCGTCGGCTACGTCCACGGATCCATCCCGGACGGCATCAAGATGGTCCAGGAGCAGGCCGCGGCCAACAACTTCGAGGTCGTCCAGACCGACGACTCGACAGTCTTCGACGACGCGAAGCTCAAGGACTTCGACGTCATCATCATGCTGCAGAACTCCGGCATGGTCTGGGACACCGACGGCCAGCGCGAGGCCCTGCAGAAGTACGTGCGCGGCGGCAAGGGCGTCGTCGCCATCCACAACACCCTCGACATGGGCGTCGAGGAACAGTTCCCCTGGTGGGACGAGACCATCAACGGCGGCGCCCACATGCCCGCCCACTCACCCGGCGTGCTCCAGGGCACGGCCAAGGTCGCCGACCGTGTGCACCCCTCCACCAAGGGACTTCCCGAGCGCTGGGAGCGCCCCGAGGAGTGGTACAACTTCGACAAGGACCCGCGCGGCGACGTGCACGTCCTCGTCACCGCCGACGAGACCACGTACAACCCGGGCGGCTCCGCGATGGGCGCCGACCACCCCATCTCCTGGTGCCGCAACGCCGAGGGCGGCAAGGTCTGGGCGACCGCCATGGGCCACGACACCGCCTCCTACAGCGAACCCGCCTTCCGCGCCCATGTGCTCGGCGGCATCCAGTGGGCCGCCGGCAACAAGCCCGGCGACTGCGGCGGCACCGTCTGGTCCGGCTACGAGAAGACCGCGCTCGACGACAACACCGCCGACCCGATGGAGCTCGACGTCGACAAGGACGGCAAGGTCTTCTACATCCAGCGCAGCGGCGAGGTGAAGGTCTACGACCCCGCCACCCACGCCACCGCGACCGCGGGCAAGCTCGACGTCTACACCGGCGGTGAGGACGGCCTCGTCGGCATGGAACTCGACCCGTCGTTCAAGACCAACCACTGGATCTATCTGTACTACGCCCCGAAGGACGCCAAGGACGACGTCAACCGGCTCTCCCGCTTCACCGTCAAGTCGGACAACACCCTCGACCCGGCAAGCGAGAAGAAGCTCCTCGACGTCCCCGCCTACCGCGACCGCAGCTTCCCCGAGCCCGGACACACCGGCGGCGCCGTCGAGTTCGGCCCGAACCGCACCCTCTACCTCGGTGTCGGCGACGACACCCCGCCCAACCTCGACCCCGACTGGCAGGGCTACGCGCCGATCGACTGGCGCCCCGGCAAGCAGATGCTGGACGCCGCCCGCACCGCCGGCAACACCAACGACCTGCGCGGCAAGATCCTGCGCATCAAGCCCACCGACGCGGGCGGCTACACCATCCCCAAGGGCAATCTCTTCGCGAAGGGCACCGCGAAGACCCGGCCCGAGATCTACGCGATGGGCTTCCGCAACCCGTTCCGCTTCAACGTCGACCCCAAGAACGGTGCCGTCCACGTCTCCGACTACGGCCCCGACCGCGGTGGCCCGACGACTGACCGCGGCCCCGAGGGCCTCGTCGAGTACAACGTCATCAAGAAGCCCGGCAACTACGGCTGGCCCTTCTGCCACGGCAACAACCAGCCGTACGCCCCCTACAACCCGGACACCAAGGAGGTCGGCGCCAAGTTCGACTGCGACAAGCCGGTGAACCCCTCGCCGAACAACACGGGCCTCAAGGACCTGCCGCCCGTGCAGCAGCCGGTGATCTGGTACGGCTACGGCAAGTCCAAGGAGTTCCCGGAGATGGGCGAGGGCGGCTCCGCGCCCATGAGCGGGCCCGTCTACCACTACGACGCGAAGAACCCGTCGAAGACCAAGTTCCCCGCCTACTTCGAGGGAGCGAGCTTCTTCTACGAGTGGGCCCGCGACCAGGTCAAGGAGATCCGCTTCGACCAGGACGGCAAGCTCCTCAAGATCAACGATTTCCTGAAGACCGCGAAGTTCGCCAAGCCGATGGACATGACCTTCGGCCCCGACGGCTCGCTCTACGTCCTCGAATGGGGCAGCCAGTTCGGCGGCGGCAACAACGACTCCGGGCTCTACCGGATCGACTACGCGCAAGGTCAGCGCGTACCGATCGCCGAGGCGAAGGCGTCCGTCACCAACGGCCCCACCCCGCTCGAGGTCTCCTTCTCCAGCGAGGGGAGCAAGGACCCCGACGGCGACCCGCTCACCTACGCCTGGGACTTCGACGGCGACGGCACCTACGACTCCACCGAGGCGAGCCCGAGCCACACCTACACGGCGAAGGGTGACTTCAACGCCCAGCTGAAGGTCACCGACTCCACCGGCAAGTCCGGCTACGCCAACGTCCCCGTCACCGCGGGCAACACCGCGCCCAAAGTGAAGATCGAGTTCCCCGTCGACGGCAAGCTCATCGACTTCGGCGACAAGATCCCGTACAAGGTCACCGTCACCGACCCCGAGGACGGCACCGTCGACTGCTCCAAGGTCACCGTCAACCCGGCCCTCGGCCACGACGACCACGAGCACCCCACCACCGACATCCCCGGCTGCGAAGGCACCGTGGACACCGGTGACCTGGGCGGCCACCCCGAGGGTGCCGACCTCACCTACGTGCTCAACGCCAAGTACACCGACAAGGGAGGCGACGGCGTCAGCGCCCTGACCGGCTACGGGCGGTCCGTGCTCCAGCCCAAGCACAAGCAGGCCGAGTACTACGACGGCCAGTCCGGCACGCGCGTCGTCGCCCAGGAAGGCGCCGAGAACGGCAAGCGCATCGGAGACGTCAGCGACGGCGACTGGGTCCGGTTCGACCCGATGAGCGTCGAGGGCATCGGACAGGTGAGCTACAAACTGTCGTCACCGTACGGAGTCGGCTCCATCGAGCTGCGCGCGGACGCCCCCGACGGCAAGCTCCTGGCCACCACGCCCGTCCCGAACACCGGTGACTGGGACACCTACCAGGCCACACCCGCCGTCCCGGTGGACGCGCTGACCGGCACGCACAAGCTGTATCTCGTGTTCAAGTCCCCGCAGGACAACTCGTTCGACGTGGACGCCGTGCAGTTCAGCAACCCGTAG
- a CDS encoding substrate-binding domain-containing protein encodes MTRRRPLAVAAALAAAALLTSCSSDMPADSAAGAASESAAKEGADKPSKFFQQAEYERQLTLAKATPEGPADKPWEQMLEPEMIDTAQYKKKGSGGTHLCFSNAGVFNPWRQVGLKDMKAEVKLHKEITGFTVLDAQGKDDKQISDIQELAGNKSCDALIVSPNTTATLTPAVKEACGKLPVIVFDRGVETDCAVTFINPIGGYGYGAVAADFLVDKVKPKGKILALRISPGVDVLETRWSAAKLAFDKSRLDVVDVKFTDGDPAKTKSIVADAISRHGSVDGVWMDSGATSVAAVEAFEDAGVDVPPITGEDQQDFLQAWKDKKLTAIAPTYPTFQWRTPVIAALRVLDGKQVPKEWKLPQPTVTQDNLDQYLQEGMPPLHYAMCGCQDLPGYPKDWGGKK; translated from the coding sequence ATGACCCGCAGACGTCCACTCGCCGTCGCCGCCGCACTGGCCGCCGCCGCGCTGCTCACCTCGTGCTCCAGCGACATGCCGGCCGACTCCGCGGCGGGCGCGGCGTCGGAGAGCGCCGCGAAGGAAGGTGCCGACAAGCCGTCGAAGTTCTTCCAACAAGCCGAATACGAACGCCAGTTGACGCTGGCCAAGGCCACGCCCGAGGGGCCCGCCGACAAGCCCTGGGAGCAGATGCTCGAACCCGAGATGATCGACACGGCCCAGTACAAGAAGAAGGGTTCCGGCGGCACCCATCTCTGCTTCTCCAACGCCGGAGTCTTCAACCCGTGGCGCCAGGTGGGTCTCAAGGACATGAAGGCCGAGGTGAAACTCCACAAGGAGATCACCGGCTTCACCGTCCTCGACGCCCAGGGCAAGGACGACAAGCAGATCTCCGACATCCAGGAACTCGCCGGGAACAAGAGCTGCGACGCCCTGATCGTGTCCCCGAACACCACCGCCACCCTGACCCCGGCCGTCAAGGAGGCCTGCGGCAAGCTGCCCGTCATCGTCTTCGACCGGGGCGTGGAGACGGACTGCGCCGTCACCTTCATCAACCCCATCGGCGGCTACGGCTACGGGGCCGTCGCCGCCGACTTCCTCGTCGACAAGGTCAAGCCCAAGGGCAAGATCCTCGCCCTGCGCATCTCACCCGGCGTCGACGTCCTCGAGACCCGCTGGTCCGCCGCGAAGCTAGCCTTCGACAAGAGTCGACTCGACGTCGTGGACGTCAAGTTCACCGACGGGGACCCGGCCAAGACGAAGTCGATCGTGGCGGACGCGATCTCCCGGCACGGGTCGGTCGACGGCGTCTGGATGGACTCGGGCGCCACCTCCGTGGCCGCCGTCGAGGCGTTCGAGGACGCCGGCGTGGACGTCCCGCCCATCACCGGCGAGGACCAGCAGGACTTCCTCCAGGCGTGGAAGGACAAGAAGCTCACCGCGATCGCGCCCACGTACCCCACCTTCCAGTGGCGTACGCCGGTCATCGCCGCCCTGCGCGTGCTCGACGGCAAGCAGGTCCCCAAGGAGTGGAAGCTGCCGCAGCCGACCGTGACCCAGGACAACCTCGACCAGTACCTCCAGGAGGGCATGCCGCCGCTGCACTACGCCATGTGCGGCTGCCAGGATCTGCCCGGCTACCCGAAGGACTGGGGAGGCAAGAAGTGA
- a CDS encoding PP2C family protein-serine/threonine phosphatase, with protein sequence MSPHVFADRPAAQPPEHGSVDALITQTRRLLGDVDAVRREAVSDDGDPERRWQRALYELAVHQLSDLDKHLAQLRDGPPRPAVDSPLPGARGSAPSEPQSGSLLSRVGSAEWNLLTDEASWSGELFQILGRSPGAPPLTLDELPSVVHTDDQAMLTRMVTDCLIEGKPIDGEFRILRADGTARTVHMMGEPVLDADGSTASMWAVLRDVSELRRTQRTVRETHDSLQRRRHIEQTEHRLAVELQEAVLPPWRGSLRFSRGAPHDLDLAARHLPSSTGELVGGDWYDALELPDGQTLLSVGGLTGHGVTVTSGMAMLLGALRGMAVTGTRPDELMGWLNQLTDTSAQPSLGSALCCRYDPRSRTLTWAQAGHPAPLLFRDGVGRALTPPEGVLLGATPGATYGQAEESLRAGDLLLLHTDGLVPHRSGAAAANRLLDLAPRLAEAATAQECVRTVFEEFAAHERADEACVLVARIGS encoded by the coding sequence ATGTCACCCCATGTCTTCGCGGACCGCCCCGCCGCCCAGCCGCCGGAGCACGGTTCGGTCGACGCGCTGATCACGCAGACGCGTCGGCTGCTCGGTGACGTCGACGCCGTGCGCCGCGAGGCCGTCTCGGACGACGGTGACCCCGAGCGACGCTGGCAGCGCGCCCTCTACGAGCTGGCCGTGCACCAACTCAGCGACCTCGACAAGCACTTGGCGCAGCTGCGCGACGGGCCACCGCGTCCGGCCGTGGACTCCCCGCTCCCCGGAGCGCGCGGCTCCGCGCCGTCGGAGCCGCAGAGCGGTTCCCTGCTCAGCCGCGTCGGCAGCGCCGAATGGAATCTCCTCACCGACGAGGCGAGCTGGTCCGGGGAGCTGTTCCAGATCCTCGGCCGCAGCCCGGGCGCGCCCCCGCTGACCCTCGACGAACTGCCGTCCGTCGTGCATACCGATGACCAGGCCATGCTCACCAGAATGGTGACGGACTGCCTCATCGAGGGGAAGCCGATCGACGGCGAGTTCCGCATCCTGCGCGCCGACGGCACCGCCCGGACGGTGCACATGATGGGCGAGCCCGTACTCGACGCCGACGGCTCCACCGCGTCGATGTGGGCGGTCCTGCGCGACGTCAGCGAGCTGCGCCGCACCCAGCGGACCGTACGCGAGACCCATGACTCGCTCCAGCGCCGGCGGCACATCGAGCAGACGGAACACCGGCTCGCGGTCGAACTCCAGGAAGCCGTGCTGCCGCCGTGGCGCGGCTCCCTCCGGTTCTCCCGGGGAGCGCCGCACGACCTCGACCTCGCGGCCCGCCATCTGCCCTCGTCCACGGGCGAGCTCGTCGGCGGCGACTGGTACGACGCCCTCGAACTGCCCGACGGACAGACCCTGTTGAGCGTGGGCGGCCTGACCGGACACGGCGTGACCGTGACCTCCGGCATGGCGATGCTCCTCGGCGCCCTGCGCGGCATGGCCGTCACGGGGACCCGCCCCGACGAGCTGATGGGCTGGCTCAACCAGCTGACCGACACCTCGGCGCAGCCGTCCCTGGGCAGCGCGCTCTGCTGCCGTTACGATCCCCGGTCGCGCACCCTGACCTGGGCGCAGGCGGGACACCCCGCCCCGCTGCTGTTCCGCGACGGGGTGGGGCGTGCGCTGACGCCGCCGGAGGGCGTGCTGCTCGGAGCGACACCCGGTGCCACGTACGGGCAGGCCGAGGAGTCGCTCCGCGCCGGCGATCTGCTGCTGCTGCACACCGACGGCCTGGTCCCCCACCGCAGTGGCGCCGCGGCGGCGAACAGGCTCCTCGATCTCGCGCCACGACTCGCCGAGGCCGCCACCGCGCAGGAGTGTGTGCGGACGGTCTTCGAGGAGTTCGCCGCGCACGAGCGCGCGGACGAGGCCTGTGTGCTGGTCGCCAGGATCGGCTCCTGA
- a CDS encoding ABC transporter permease, which produces MTTANPTVGPYKRVARSLGTGAPVYVLLAVLLVALAATDPGFYEPDRFLAFVKRAAPLVILAAGQYLVIVCGEFDLSVGAIVTAGVVVAAELYGSYPDASWAVVTGGLLLAGALTGLVSGLITTKLRVPSFITTLGMMLILEGAVFFWTGGSPHGSLPEEFRRLGRGTAGGWLPWAVLACLVAGAAAVFLMRSDFGRTLIATGDSERTAALAGVRVHRVRVIAFVLSGVAAALAAVLVGGFSGVSAQAGRGYEFEAITAVVLGGVALGGGRGSVVAAMAGAFSLQALFTLLNLQGVSGALESTVQGVIVIAAVGLGAADFSRLRRRRTHLSGGTPS; this is translated from the coding sequence ATGACCACGGCGAACCCAACTGTCGGTCCGTACAAACGAGTTGCCCGATCCCTCGGCACCGGCGCCCCCGTCTACGTACTCCTCGCCGTACTCCTGGTGGCCCTCGCCGCCACCGACCCCGGCTTCTACGAACCCGACCGCTTCCTCGCCTTCGTCAAACGCGCGGCGCCGCTCGTCATCCTGGCGGCGGGCCAGTATCTGGTCATCGTCTGCGGGGAGTTCGACCTGTCCGTCGGGGCGATCGTCACCGCCGGTGTCGTCGTCGCGGCGGAACTCTACGGCTCGTACCCGGACGCCTCCTGGGCCGTGGTGACGGGCGGGCTGCTGCTCGCCGGAGCGCTGACGGGTCTCGTCAGCGGCCTGATCACGACGAAGCTGCGCGTGCCCTCGTTCATCACGACGCTCGGCATGATGCTGATCCTCGAAGGTGCCGTCTTCTTCTGGACCGGCGGCTCCCCGCACGGATCGCTCCCCGAGGAGTTCCGCCGGCTCGGCCGCGGCACGGCGGGCGGCTGGCTGCCCTGGGCGGTCCTCGCCTGCCTCGTCGCGGGCGCCGCCGCCGTGTTCCTCATGCGCTCGGACTTCGGCCGCACCCTGATCGCGACCGGCGACAGCGAACGCACCGCCGCCCTCGCGGGTGTCCGCGTCCACCGGGTCCGCGTCATCGCGTTCGTCCTGTCGGGTGTCGCGGCCGCGCTCGCCGCCGTACTCGTCGGCGGATTCTCCGGAGTGTCCGCACAGGCCGGCCGCGGCTACGAGTTCGAGGCCATCACCGCCGTCGTGCTCGGCGGCGTCGCGCTCGGCGGAGGCCGCGGCAGCGTCGTCGCCGCGATGGCCGGGGCCTTCTCGCTCCAGGCCCTGTTCACGCTGCTCAACCTGCAAGGCGTCTCGGGCGCCCTCGAATCCACGGTCCAAGGCGTCATCGTCATCGCCGCCGTAGGTCTCGGAGCGGCCGACTTCTCCCGCCTGCGCCGCCGTCGTACTCACCTCTCGGGAGGGACCCCCTCATGA
- a CDS encoding sugar phosphate isomerase/epimerase family protein translates to MSTPSWELGANPWIWHSPVTGRALADTLPRLAAWGFDCVELPMESAGDWDPGDAVKLLDATGLAPAAVIAVMPHGRELVDADAATVRTTQDYLRHCVDTAHAIGAPVVAGPLYASVGRTWRMDRAAREAAYDELRTHLAPLVEHARAAGVRLAVEPLNRYETSLLNTVAQSLAALDGLPHDGIGIALDTYHQNIEEHSLPAAVRAAGHRIAHVQVCANDRGTPGADHLDWTGFLAALRESGYRGPLCIESFTAHNDAIAVAASVWRPLADSQDALATDGLRFLRAATGRTR, encoded by the coding sequence GTGAGCACGCCGTCCTGGGAGTTGGGCGCCAATCCCTGGATCTGGCACTCGCCGGTCACCGGGCGCGCCCTCGCCGACACGCTGCCCCGTCTCGCCGCCTGGGGGTTCGACTGCGTGGAACTCCCCATGGAGAGCGCGGGCGACTGGGACCCGGGCGACGCGGTGAAGCTCCTGGACGCGACCGGTCTCGCCCCGGCCGCCGTGATCGCCGTCATGCCGCACGGCCGCGAGCTGGTCGACGCGGACGCCGCCACGGTGCGCACCACCCAGGACTACTTACGCCACTGCGTGGACACCGCCCACGCCATCGGGGCCCCGGTGGTCGCCGGCCCCCTGTACGCGTCCGTCGGCCGGACCTGGCGGATGGACCGTGCCGCGCGCGAGGCCGCGTACGACGAGCTGCGCACGCACCTCGCCCCCCTCGTCGAGCACGCCCGCGCGGCCGGGGTGCGCCTCGCGGTGGAACCCCTCAACCGCTACGAGACCAGCCTGCTCAACACCGTCGCCCAGAGCCTGGCCGCCCTCGACGGGCTGCCGCACGACGGGATCGGCATCGCGCTCGACACGTACCACCAGAACATCGAGGAACACTCGCTCCCCGCAGCGGTCCGCGCGGCCGGGCACCGTATCGCGCACGTCCAGGTCTGCGCGAACGACCGCGGCACGCCCGGGGCCGACCACCTCGACTGGACCGGTTTCCTGGCCGCGCTGCGCGAGAGCGGCTACCGAGGCCCCCTGTGCATCGAGTCGTTCACCGCGCACAACGACGCGATCGCCGTCGCCGCCTCCGTGTGGCGTCCGCTCGCCGACAGCCAGGACGCCCTGGCCACGGACGGCCTGCGCTTCCTGCGCGCCGCGACCGGCCGAACCCGCTGA
- a CDS encoding aminoglycoside phosphotransferase family protein gives MYAASSSVSAPPRPLYARPPARGNGRAVEAPPAGGGPYLDPARPATAALGSGRTRRLPGLGTQPLSGRLDLSGPQGAQLRTAIASVHRICPEFNPVQVLRRSGRSVLLVGTTGRSTAVAKCLVDHSPIWAERIRHEIAAYRSFVRHRPPVRVPRLIAADPDNCTLVIERMPGRVAALQRHPAEAPPRADVRAALSAICRLNLWRPPAGTFNAPLDYADRISRYHDLGLLTDRDMGDLQKLLHGIAHSSGRQGMGQFCHGDALLSNVLLSPAGPVLVDWEHAGWYLPGYDLATLWSVLGDAPVARRQISQLAQSGGPAARDAFLVNLMLVLTREIRTYETAVQRSMHDSTPAASGTAPHGAAPSGEEQRLLLRRLHDDCQLARRAVRAAVGTR, from the coding sequence ATGTACGCAGCATCGTCCTCCGTGTCCGCCCCGCCCCGGCCGCTCTACGCCCGGCCCCCGGCTCGCGGCAACGGCCGCGCCGTGGAGGCCCCACCGGCGGGCGGCGGCCCCTACCTCGACCCCGCGCGACCTGCGACCGCAGCGCTCGGCTCCGGTCGGACAAGGCGCCTCCCGGGGCTCGGCACCCAACCGCTCAGCGGGAGACTCGACTTGTCCGGCCCCCAGGGCGCGCAGCTGCGCACGGCGATCGCCTCGGTGCACCGGATCTGCCCGGAGTTCAATCCGGTGCAGGTACTGCGCCGCAGTGGACGATCCGTGCTGCTCGTCGGCACCACAGGGCGCAGCACCGCCGTCGCCAAGTGTTTAGTGGACCACTCCCCCATCTGGGCCGAGCGGATCCGCCATGAGATAGCTGCATACCGCTCGTTCGTCCGGCACCGGCCACCGGTCCGGGTGCCGCGGCTGATCGCCGCGGACCCCGACAACTGCACGCTGGTGATCGAGCGGATGCCCGGCCGGGTCGCCGCCCTGCAGCGGCACCCGGCCGAGGCACCGCCCCGGGCGGACGTGCGGGCCGCGCTCAGCGCGATCTGCCGGCTCAACCTCTGGCGTCCGCCGGCCGGCACGTTCAACGCGCCGCTCGACTACGCGGACCGGATCTCCCGCTATCACGACCTCGGTCTGCTCACCGACCGGGACATGGGCGATCTGCAGAAGCTGCTGCACGGCATCGCGCACTCGTCGGGCCGCCAGGGCATGGGTCAGTTCTGTCACGGGGACGCCCTGCTCTCGAACGTGCTGCTGTCCCCCGCGGGCCCCGTGCTCGTGGACTGGGAGCACGCGGGCTGGTACCTGCCGGGGTACGACCTGGCGACCCTGTGGTCGGTGCTGGGTGACGCGCCGGTGGCGCGGCGCCAGATCAGCCAGCTCGCTCAGTCCGGCGGTCCCGCGGCGCGGGACGCGTTCCTGGTGAACCTGATGCTCGTACTGACGCGGGAGATCCGGACGTACGAGACGGCCGTGCAGCGTTCGATGCACGACTCGACCCCGGCGGCATCGGGCACGGCCCCGCACGGTGCTGCGCCGTCCGGCGAGGAACAGCGGCTGCTGCTGAGGCGGCTGCACGACGACTGCCAGCTGGCCCGCCGGGCCGTGCGTGCGGCGGTCGGAACTCGCTGA
- a CDS encoding glycoside hydrolase family 13 protein: MAAPHSSGTGDWWRSAAIYQVYVRSFADGDGDGTGDLAGVRARLPHLARLGIDAIWFTPWYRSPMADGGYDVADYRAIDPSFGTLAEAEKLIEEARDLGIRVIVDVVPNHVSDRHAWFRAALAAGPGSPERELFHFRPGRGEHGELPPNNWPSQFAGETWTRVPDGEWYLHLFTPEQPDLNWAHPAVRHEHEEVLRFWFQRGASGVRVDSAALLAKDPALADAAADDTSGYVDRDELHTIYRSWRAVADEYDGVLIGELWVPDPERFSRYLRPDELHTAFNFDFLSRPWDVAELRDSIDMTLAHHAPVGAPATWVLCNHDVTRTVTRYGRSDTTFAFASKRFGTPTDLALGTRRARAAALLSLALPGAVYLYQGEELGLPEAEVPPGRIEDPMHFRSGGTDPGRDGCRVPLPWTRDGSSYGFGSAGEPWLPQPADWGTYAAERQDADPASMLSLYREALRLRRTEPGFGDGPMRWLPSPAGVLALARGEGLVCVVNFADPAAVLPPHSRLLLASGPLDDEGRLPRDTAVWLRG, encoded by the coding sequence GTGGCAGCCCCCCATTCCTCAGGCACCGGCGACTGGTGGCGTTCCGCCGCCATCTACCAGGTGTACGTACGCAGCTTCGCCGACGGCGACGGCGACGGCACGGGCGATCTCGCGGGGGTCAGAGCCCGGCTGCCGCACCTGGCCAGGCTGGGGATCGACGCGATCTGGTTCACCCCCTGGTACCGCTCGCCGATGGCGGACGGCGGCTACGACGTGGCCGACTACCGGGCGATCGACCCGTCGTTCGGCACGCTCGCCGAGGCGGAGAAGCTCATCGAGGAGGCCCGGGACCTCGGTATCCGCGTCATCGTCGACGTCGTGCCCAATCATGTCTCCGACCGGCACGCCTGGTTCCGGGCCGCGCTAGCGGCGGGCCCCGGCAGCCCCGAGCGCGAGCTGTTCCACTTCCGGCCCGGCCGGGGCGAGCACGGCGAACTGCCGCCCAACAACTGGCCGTCCCAGTTCGCCGGCGAGACCTGGACCCGCGTCCCCGACGGCGAGTGGTACCTGCATCTCTTCACGCCCGAACAGCCCGACCTCAACTGGGCGCACCCCGCCGTACGCCACGAACACGAGGAGGTGCTGCGGTTCTGGTTCCAGCGGGGCGCGTCGGGTGTACGCGTCGACTCGGCGGCGCTGCTCGCCAAGGACCCGGCGCTCGCCGACGCCGCCGCGGACGACACCAGCGGCTATGTCGACCGGGACGAGCTGCACACGATCTACCGCTCCTGGCGGGCCGTCGCCGACGAGTACGACGGCGTGCTCATCGGCGAGCTGTGGGTCCCCGACCCCGAGCGCTTCTCCCGGTATCTGCGCCCCGACGAGCTGCACACGGCCTTCAACTTCGACTTCCTGTCCCGCCCGTGGGACGTGGCGGAGCTGCGCGACTCCATCGACATGACGCTGGCCCACCACGCGCCGGTGGGGGCTCCCGCGACCTGGGTCCTGTGCAACCACGACGTGACGCGGACGGTGACCCGTTACGGCCGGTCGGACACGACGTTCGCGTTCGCGTCGAAGCGCTTCGGCACGCCCACCGACCTGGCGCTCGGCACCCGCCGGGCGCGCGCGGCGGCGCTGCTGTCTCTGGCCCTGCCGGGCGCCGTCTACCTCTATCAGGGGGAGGAGCTGGGCCTGCCCGAGGCGGAGGTACCGCCCGGCCGCATCGAGGACCCGATGCACTTCCGCTCCGGCGGCACCGACCCGGGCCGCGACGGCTGCCGGGTGCCCCTGCCCTGGACGCGGGACGGTTCTTCGTACGGCTTCGGGTCGGCCGGGGAGCCCTGGCTGCCGCAGCCGGCGGACTGGGGGACGTACGCAGCCGAGCGGCAGGACGCCGATCCTGCGTCGATGCTCTCGCTCTACCGCGAGGCGCTGCGCCTGCGCCGCACGGAGCCGGGCTTCGGCGACGGGCCGATGCGCTGGCTCCCAAGTCCTGCCGGCGTGCTGGCCCTTGCCCGGGGCGAGGGCCTGGTCTGCGTCGTCAACTTCGCCGATCCGGCCGCCGTGCTCCCGCCCCATTCACGTCTCCTGCTGGCCAGCGGGCCCTTGGACGACGAGGGGCGGCTCCCACGGGACACGGCGGTGTGGCTGCGCGGCTGA